One Halalkalicoccus sp. NIPERK01 genomic region harbors:
- a CDS encoding 50S ribosomal protein L13: MSVAEFEADLVVDARDCILGRVASQVAEAALDGQRVAVINAESAVITGNEADVMDVYRKRTEVGSDRGPYYPKRPDGLMKRAIRGMVPYKTTRGREAFENVRVYVGNPHDRDAEVLEGTSLDRLSNIKFVQLGEVSEKLGANVTW, from the coding sequence ATGAGCGTCGCAGAGTTCGAGGCCGACCTCGTCGTCGACGCCCGCGATTGCATCCTCGGTCGCGTCGCGAGTCAGGTCGCGGAAGCCGCACTCGACGGCCAGCGGGTGGCGGTCATCAACGCCGAGTCGGCCGTCATCACCGGCAACGAGGCCGACGTGATGGACGTCTACCGCAAGCGGACCGAGGTCGGGAGCGATCGCGGCCCGTACTACCCGAAACGTCCCGACGGCCTCATGAAGCGCGCGATCCGCGGGATGGTCCCGTACAAGACCACCCGCGGGCGCGAGGCCTTCGAGAACGTCCGCGTCTACGTCGGCAACCCCCACGACCGGGACGCGGAGGTCCTCGAGGGGACGTCGCTGGATCGGCTCTCGAACATCAAGTTCGTCCAGTTGGGCGAGGTAAGCGAGAAGCTGGGGGCAAACGTCACATGGTAA